The DNA window cgtcgcagaaTCGAAGGTGGTGGCGCCATCATCGGGCTGGTAGGCACACgacccactcctcctcctcctcctcggccatGGCAGGGCCATGGCCCCTCCTCCGGTCGATCCTGAGGAACTGCGTCGCCGGAACCCTCGTCGGCGTCACCGTCAACGACCGGTACGCCTCCGTCGTCACCGTGCGTGGCACCTCCATGAACCCCACCTTGGAGCCCCAACAAGGTAACCCCAACCCCAAGAATGTCCCCCCGCCACCTAGAGCTTCGGCGCGCGCGCTTCACTTGGCCGCGTTTTGCTCGCGTCGCAGGTGACCGCGCGCTGGTGAGCCGGCTCTGCCTCGACGCCCGCTACGGATTGTcccgcggcgacgtcgtcgtcttccgGTGAGCTCTCGcctctgccgctgccgcccgctgTCACCCCCGAGTGAGTTCTTGGGGATGGTTTGTTTGTTCTTTTTCTGGATCTTGAATTgttttgtgtgatttttttctgaTAGGTCGCCGACGGAGCACCGGAGCTTGGTGGTGAAGAGGTTGATCGCGTTGCCCGGCGACTGGATCCAGGTGCCGGCGGCTCAGGAGATCCGGCAGATACCCGTGGGGCACTGCTGGGTGGAAGGGGATAATCCTGACGTCAGCTGGGACTCGCGAAGCTATGGCCCTGTAAGAGATTATATTGCTTACattacatgcaaaaaaaattagttactGATTTTGCGCTACCTTACTTAGGCACTGTTTAAAGCTTCAAATGTCATGAAAAGGATATGTGTTGTAACAACTGTGTATAAACCAATGCTGCTGGCATTGCTTTAACTGT is part of the Oryza glaberrima chromosome 4, OglaRS2, whole genome shotgun sequence genome and encodes:
- the LOC127770311 gene encoding uncharacterized protein LOC127770311 encodes the protein MAGPWPLLRSILRNCVAGTLVGVTVNDRYASVVTVRGTSMNPTLEPQQGDRALVSRLCLDARYGLSRGDVVVFRSPTEHRSLVVKRLIALPGDWIQVPAAQEIRQIPVGHCWVEGDNPDVSWDSRSYGPIPLGLMQGRVTHIVWPPNRIGPVERKMPEGRVMQQ